The window GTCAAGGCCCTGGAGCGTGTCGCCCCCGATTCTGAGTTTTCCCCTGGTGAGCCGGAAAAGGGGAGGCCTGCCGCCAACGGGGATACCGCTGCGAAGCACTCTTGACCAGTTCGACTTTCCCGCCTGGTCTTTGCCGATTGTGAGCTCTGCGTTATCCATGGTAAACTCGGCGATTTCCATCTTCAATCCGAGGAGCGAGCGCCATCGTGGTCGCACCTTGATGAGCCCGGCATTAAAAAGCGCCTCGCCGCCGGGGGATTTTTTCACGGTGAGGCCACTCAACGTAAGACCGCGCAGGGGGTGAAGAGAGGCCGCGCCGACAGTGATATCCGCCGAGAGATATTGAGTGAGGATGCGGTGCACATGTGCCTTGAGCGCGGATGGGGAGAGGAAGAGCGAGTAACAGGCGAGTGAGAGAATCAACGCCAGCGGTAAGATCAAGATCAAGAGACGATGCACTATGCGCATACGATTATTATTGTAATGGGGTGCGCCTGCGGTACAAAGGGGAAAATACCCCCGCTGCTACTGTACACGCCGGGGATCCACTCGTTGATCGTTAAGCAGTTTCGGGAGACGGTCTAGCCTGCCTTAAGCGGTAAGCTGTAAGCAGTAAGCATTATGCGTATAGCTTAATGCTTATCGTTCGCAGGCGATTTTGTCATTTGTGTTTTGGTATTTGTCATTGTGATAGTTGCTCAGTGTCCTCTGTGGCGTGCGGTTATTGGAATTCAGAGGCACTAAGTTAGGCTTCGCAATTGTGGGAGGGGCATCTTGCCCCGATAATCGCGGTTGGAAGCCGCTCCCACAATTATTGAAATTCCTAGAAAAGTTAGTTCTTTGGGGCCGGGGCCGCGGTCTTTTCGTCTTCCGGGGGTTGCGCGCCGCCCGTTTCCTTGGGGATGTATCCGTACAGGCTCGCTTCAATCTCTTTCTGCTTCGGGTTATCGGTCTTGAAGATAATCTTCGCCCGCACGACACCTTGTGTGGCCGCCGGAGCCTTTCCCGTCAGGGTGAAGGTGTGCGTCTCGGCTGCCGCCACGGGGGCGGCCGGGGTTATGGTGAAATCCTTGTTGTCAATTTCAACCGCCTCCACCTTGAACGGCTGTCCCTTGATGTTGTTGAGAGCGATGGTCTTGCTGATCTCCTGTCCCGGCTTGAGCGACCCCAGGTTTATGCGGCTGGGTGTCGCCTGGATATCGCCGTTCACAACGATGCGAACGTTGATATCGATTTTGGGCTTTGCCTTTAGATTCGTTGCGACGCTGACGGTTTCAAAGTAGCGCCCGGGGTTGGTATCGGGTTTGAGGCCTATTTCGAGCGTGTAGCGTTTCTTCCCCTTTTCAGGCGTGCCTTCGGTGAGTTTGGTGGTGACGAGGTTGAGGCGCTGGCTGATCTCTCCGAGCGTGAGCGACTCGTCCGTCGTCTGCGCGATCGTCACGGTGCGGGAAGTGTCTTTTTCCTTATCGCTGATGCTTATGCTCGAGGGCTCCACGCTCACCTGAGGAGTAATGGTCCCCTTTAGGGTCAGGGTCGCTTTCGGGTCGGCCGGGTCATTCGATAAGACATAGATATGTTTCGTCTGGGCTCCCTGCCGTCCGCCGACGGTAAAAGTAGCGGTGACCTCTCCCTTGCCCCCGGGAGGAACCGTGTTCGCGGAGAGTAGTGCGGCCGTACAGCCGCAGGTGGTATTGACTTTATCTATTTTAAGGTCACCTTTTCCTTCATTCGTGAATTTGTATATGTGTTCAACCTTATCCACGCCGATGACCTCGCCGAAATCATACTCCTTCTTTTCGAAGACAATTTTCGGCTGCGGACCCCCGGGTGTTGACGTTGGTGCCGCTACCGTGGGACCTGTTGCGGGCGGCTGTCCGGCCGGCGCTGCGGGTGGCTGAACGGCAGGCTCTGCGGGCTTCGGTGCCTCGACCTTTGGAGCCGCTGCAGGTGGCTGAACATCAGGCGCTACGGGCTTCGGGGCCTCGACCTTTGGAGCCGCTGCGGGTGGCTGAACGTCAGGCGCTGCGGGCTTCGG of the Candidatus Auribacterota bacterium genome contains:
- a CDS encoding DUF1573 domain-containing protein, producing MKIKTVLSMITLGLTVSLLTPASSLAMGRKSPAPPKGQEPAKAEKPIAPVAQPPAAAPKVEAPKPAAPAVQPPAAAPKVEAPKPAAPDVQPPAAAPKVEAPKPVAPDVQPPAAAPKVEAPKPAEPAVQPPAAPAGQPPATGPTVAAPTSTPGGPQPKIVFEKKEYDFGEVIGVDKVEHIYKFTNEGKGDLKIDKVNTTCGCTAALLSANTVPPGGKGEVTATFTVGGRQGAQTKHIYVLSNDPADPKATLTLKGTITPQVSVEPSSISISDKEKDTSRTVTIAQTTDESLTLGEISQRLNLVTTKLTEGTPEKGKKRYTLEIGLKPDTNPGRYFETVSVATNLKAKPKIDINVRIVVNGDIQATPSRINLGSLKPGQEISKTIALNNIKGQPFKVEAVEIDNKDFTITPAAPVAAAETHTFTLTGKAPAATQGVVRAKIIFKTDNPKQKEIEASLYGYIPKETGGAQPPEDEKTAAPAPKN